A genomic window from Archaeoglobus profundus DSM 5631 includes:
- a CDS encoding phosphate-starvation-inducible PsiE family protein, with protein MAKGKTYQFFTKAYYALMFMMAFVVLILLILNVYIIVKSIPNVVIVESRRVLDELIAEILTFFVLIELTRAFTEYFAYHRVRLSLMAEIASIFILREILIKLYVGEYDWLTLIAFSVLLISVVIVRVMCLKYSPKE; from the coding sequence GTGGCAAAGGGCAAGACTTACCAATTCTTTACGAAAGCATACTACGCACTCATGTTCATGATGGCTTTCGTAGTTCTGATTCTGCTAATTTTAAATGTGTACATTATTGTGAAGTCTATTCCCAATGTGGTAATAGTTGAAAGCAGAAGAGTTCTAGACGAACTTATCGCCGAAATACTCACGTTCTTTGTCCTGATAGAACTCACAAGGGCTTTTACAGAATACTTTGCATACCATCGTGTCAGACTTAGCTTGATGGCTGAGATTGCGTCAATATTTATCTTGAGAGAAATTCTGATAAAGCTCTACGTTGGAGAGTATGATTGGCTTACGCTAATAGCTTTTTCAGTCCTTCTAATCTCTGTAGTCATCGTGAGGGTTATGTGTTTGAAGTACTCACCAAAAGAATGA
- a CDS encoding FeoA family protein, protein MRRLHELKPGTKAIVLDVEGNTTLKRKLLGMGLTRGAEVRIVRNAPLKDPMEIEVRRYRLTLRKAEAEKVIVEVRE, encoded by the coding sequence ATGAGAAGGTTGCACGAACTAAAGCCGGGAACGAAAGCCATCGTTTTGGATGTAGAAGGAAATACGACCTTGAAACGGAAACTCTTGGGAATGGGGCTGACAAGAGGAGCGGAAGTTAGGATTGTCAGAAATGCTCCATTGAAAGACCCAATGGAGATAGAAGTTAGGAGATATCGTCTTACTCTTCGTAAAGCTGAGGCTGAGAAGGTTATCGTTGAGGTGAGAGAATGA
- the feoB gene encoding ferrous iron transport protein B produces the protein MKVALVGNPNVGKTALINALTGGNFTVGNFPGVTVEKKEGKARIDGKEVIFIDLPGIYSLQPRSIDEKVARDFLVKERPDLILNVVNASNLERNLYLTLELTDFGIPMIVVLNMVDIAKNRGIRIRSDKLSEILGVPVVETVASKGIGIDRLKEEIIKGGKVPKRLGRTFEEKVKIAEEIANKVIERFESKVIISELLDEAFMDKHLGIPIFLSLMWMVFVFTYNVAQPIVDLLDAFFSALADLISSYDGILFDLLGNGVISGVGSVLVFLPNIAFLFISLSILELSGYMPRAVYLVDSIMSKFGLNGRSIIPLIMGFGCNVPAVMATRSIEDDRIRLTTVLVSPFMSCSARLPIYVLFVSALFRNGSAVIMSLYLFGLAVALISAFLFRKTIFKGEAEYILELPPYILPNVRDIVLLTWNRVKHFLEKAGTVIVVMAVFIWFITSYPSENIEESFAGIIGKAIHPLFAPMGWDYKLVLALIMGFVAKEVVVETIGLMNVDVSLLSTYQALAFMVFTLLYVPCFATIAAIRSEAGFKWAIFSILYSFIVAYIFALLITEVGTWLA, from the coding sequence GTGAAAGTTGCTCTCGTTGGAAATCCAAACGTTGGGAAGACAGCCCTTATAAATGCTTTAACTGGTGGAAACTTCACAGTAGGTAACTTTCCCGGTGTGACAGTTGAAAAGAAAGAGGGGAAGGCGAGGATAGACGGTAAGGAGGTAATTTTCATAGATCTGCCCGGCATCTACAGCCTTCAACCCAGATCAATAGATGAAAAGGTTGCGAGAGATTTTTTAGTTAAGGAAAGGCCAGATTTAATTTTAAACGTCGTAAACGCATCGAACCTTGAAAGAAATCTATACCTCACATTAGAACTGACAGATTTCGGAATTCCAATGATAGTTGTACTCAACATGGTCGATATTGCGAAGAATAGGGGAATAAGAATAAGGAGCGACAAGCTCAGCGAGATTTTGGGTGTTCCAGTAGTTGAAACTGTTGCAAGTAAAGGAATAGGAATAGACAGACTAAAAGAGGAGATCATTAAAGGAGGGAAAGTTCCGAAAAGATTGGGTAGAACTTTTGAAGAGAAAGTTAAGATTGCCGAAGAAATTGCAAATAAAGTGATCGAGAGGTTCGAAAGCAAGGTTATCATAAGCGAGCTGCTTGATGAAGCTTTTATGGACAAGCATTTGGGAATTCCCATTTTTCTATCCCTCATGTGGATGGTTTTTGTTTTCACTTACAATGTCGCGCAGCCAATCGTTGATTTGTTAGATGCCTTTTTTTCTGCGCTTGCAGATCTCATATCAAGTTATGATGGAATACTCTTCGATTTGCTTGGTAACGGTGTCATTAGCGGTGTTGGTAGCGTTTTAGTTTTCCTGCCAAACATCGCGTTTCTCTTTATCTCGCTGTCGATCCTTGAGCTAAGCGGTTATATGCCCCGCGCAGTTTATTTAGTGGATTCAATCATGTCAAAATTTGGATTGAATGGTAGGTCTATAATCCCGCTTATAATGGGGTTCGGTTGCAATGTCCCCGCTGTAATGGCTACGAGAAGCATAGAGGATGATAGAATTAGGCTAACCACCGTATTGGTAAGTCCGTTCATGTCGTGCAGTGCTAGATTGCCTATATACGTCCTTTTTGTTAGCGCACTCTTTAGGAATGGTAGTGCTGTCATAATGAGCCTATACTTGTTCGGATTGGCTGTAGCCCTAATATCGGCATTTCTTTTCAGAAAGACTATATTTAAGGGAGAGGCAGAGTACATACTCGAATTACCTCCTTACATCTTACCGAACGTTAGGGATATAGTACTCCTAACTTGGAATAGGGTCAAGCACTTCCTTGAAAAAGCTGGAACAGTCATAGTCGTTATGGCAGTATTCATATGGTTCATAACGAGCTATCCAAGTGAGAATATTGAAGAGAGTTTTGCCGGAATAATCGGTAAGGCTATTCATCCCCTCTTCGCACCGATGGGTTGGGATTACAAACTGGTTCTTGCCCTCATAATGGGTTTTGTTGCTAAGGAGGTAGTTGTCGAGACGATAGGATTAATGAATGTCGATGTAAGCCTTTTAAGTACATATCAGGCCTTAGCTTTCATGGTTTTCACACTACTTTACGTACCCTGCTTTGCAACGATTGCCGCAATAAGAAGTGAAGCCGGATTTAAGTGGGCGATATTTTCAATTCTTTATAGCTTTATCGTCGCCTACATATTCGCATTACTGATAACGGAGGTGGGAACTTGGTTGGCCTGA
- a CDS encoding formylmethanofuran--tetrahydromethanopterin N-formyltransferase, whose protein sequence is MVEVEDTYCEAFSGIYTRLIVTAKYKYLLEKAVYSATALPSTVFGESEAGVERWLSPEETPDGRVGAVIQIWVPKTKKFMDVLLREMGKRIRQGILVVPTTRVFNACEGEKIDVEINVGRCGDGYEWFEERWGREVIVVPIMFGEFVIERYIGYAEGVAGGNIWYFCESEESALEVGERAVEALKDVDGVITPFDVCSAGSKPETKFPEIGPTTNHPYCPSLKGKIPDSKVPEGVKAIPEIVINGVSLEAVKEAMKVCIEVGMNVDGVVKISAGNYGGKLGKYKIYLRELI, encoded by the coding sequence ATGGTTGAAGTAGAGGATACGTACTGTGAGGCTTTTAGCGGCATATACACTCGCTTAATTGTAACTGCCAAGTACAAGTATCTGCTTGAAAAAGCCGTTTATTCCGCAACGGCACTGCCATCTACAGTCTTTGGAGAATCTGAGGCTGGAGTAGAAAGGTGGTTGAGTCCTGAGGAAACACCAGATGGAAGAGTTGGAGCGGTAATCCAAATCTGGGTTCCGAAGACTAAAAAATTCATGGATGTTCTGCTTAGAGAAATGGGTAAGAGAATAAGACAGGGGATTTTAGTTGTCCCAACTACAAGAGTTTTCAACGCTTGTGAAGGTGAGAAAATTGATGTAGAGATAAACGTTGGAAGGTGTGGTGACGGATACGAGTGGTTTGAGGAGAGGTGGGGTAGGGAAGTTATAGTCGTTCCGATAATGTTCGGAGAGTTTGTCATCGAGCGTTACATAGGCTACGCCGAAGGTGTAGCTGGAGGTAACATCTGGTACTTCTGCGAGAGCGAAGAATCAGCATTGGAAGTTGGTGAAAGGGCTGTTGAGGCTTTAAAGGATGTGGATGGAGTGATAACACCTTTCGATGTATGTTCAGCGGGTTCCAAGCCCGAAACGAAGTTCCCAGAGATAGGTCCAACGACAAACCACCCTTACTGCCCATCGTTGAAGGGCAAGATACCCGATTCTAAAGTTCCAGAAGGTGTTAAAGCCATTCCCGAGATAGTAATCAACGGTGTGAGCTTAGAAGCCGTTAAGGAGGCTATGAAGGTGTGTATAGAGGTCGGAATGAATGTGGATGGAGTTGTGAAGATTTCAGCCGGGAACTACGGAGGTAAGTTAGGAAAGTACAAGATTTATTTGAGGGAGTTGATTTAA
- a CDS encoding M42 family metallopeptidase gives MFELLKKLCDAHGISGYEDEVREIVKAELEGYVDEIKVDKLGNLICIKNGSEFKEMVCAHMDEIGFMVKYIDEKGFIRFTPIGGWFSQIALGQRVVLHGSKGKVYGVIGCKPPHVMKDEERKKAIEFKDMFIDVGAESKDDVKEMGIEIGTPITIDRELVKMGNRITGKALDDRAGLAVMIEALKRTKSDATIYAVATVQEEVGLKGARVSAFAIEPNVALALDVCVATDFPGAESTYMDIKLGKGPAITIVDASGRGLIATKNVVKWLKETAEKNEIPYQLEVAEGGTTDATAIQLTKAGIPSGVVSIPARYIHSPVEVVDMRDMENSANLVARALERAEKYFK, from the coding sequence ATGTTTGAACTACTCAAAAAGTTGTGCGACGCACACGGAATAAGTGGTTACGAAGATGAGGTCAGAGAGATAGTCAAAGCAGAGCTTGAGGGCTACGTCGATGAGATAAAGGTCGACAAGCTCGGGAACCTTATTTGCATCAAGAACGGTAGCGAATTCAAGGAGATGGTTTGTGCGCACATGGATGAGATCGGTTTTATGGTGAAATACATAGACGAGAAGGGTTTCATAAGGTTTACACCGATAGGTGGGTGGTTCAGTCAAATAGCTTTGGGACAGAGGGTAGTTCTGCACGGAAGCAAGGGGAAGGTCTACGGAGTTATAGGATGCAAACCTCCTCACGTTATGAAAGATGAGGAAAGAAAGAAGGCGATAGAGTTTAAGGATATGTTCATTGACGTAGGAGCGGAGAGCAAGGATGATGTAAAAGAGATGGGCATTGAGATTGGAACTCCGATAACCATTGATAGAGAACTTGTAAAGATGGGTAACAGGATAACTGGAAAGGCTTTGGATGACAGAGCAGGTTTGGCTGTAATGATAGAGGCTTTAAAGAGGACTAAGAGCGATGCAACAATTTATGCCGTAGCTACAGTTCAGGAGGAGGTCGGTTTGAAGGGTGCGAGAGTTTCAGCATTTGCGATTGAGCCAAATGTAGCTTTAGCATTGGATGTATGCGTTGCCACAGATTTTCCCGGTGCGGAGTCAACTTACATGGATATAAAGCTTGGAAAGGGGCCAGCTATAACAATAGTTGATGCAAGTGGTAGGGGTCTGATTGCAACAAAGAATGTCGTAAAGTGGTTGAAGGAAACTGCTGAGAAGAACGAGATACCCTATCAGCTTGAAGTTGCTGAAGGTGGAACAACGGATGCAACGGCAATTCAGCTCACGAAAGCTGGAATTCCATCTGGTGTGGTTAGTATACCTGCGAGGTACATCCACAGCCCAGTTGAAGTTGTTGATATGAGAGATATGGAGAATTCAGCCAATTTAGTTGCAAGAGCCCTTGAAAGAGCTGAGAAATACTTCAAGTAG
- the dph5 gene encoding diphthine synthase yields the protein MLIFVGMGLWDERDISCKGLEIARKADEVYVEFYTSKLMGTNLERIEEFVGRKIVELSRSDLEENCVWIIERAKERDVVILIPGDPMIATTHSALKYEAERRGVKTRVVNAGSIINAVCGLTGLHNYKFGKSATVSWIKSKTPIDVINQNLSINAHTLLFLDLHPKPMTIKDAVEILMDVESGVGDLFAVGIARAGSENPVVKCDRMKNLKDYDFGEPLHVMVVLAKLHFMEFDCLRLFAQAPDELEEIVE from the coding sequence ATGTTGATATTTGTTGGGATGGGTCTCTGGGATGAGAGGGACATAAGCTGTAAAGGCTTGGAGATCGCAAGGAAAGCTGACGAAGTTTACGTCGAGTTTTACACTTCAAAGCTCATGGGAACGAACCTCGAAAGAATAGAGGAGTTCGTCGGAAGAAAAATCGTCGAGTTGAGTAGGAGCGATCTTGAAGAAAACTGTGTTTGGATAATCGAGAGAGCTAAGGAGAGGGATGTCGTTATTCTAATCCCCGGTGATCCGATGATCGCTACAACTCACTCCGCTCTTAAATATGAGGCTGAAAGAAGAGGGGTTAAGACGAGAGTAGTAAACGCTGGTAGCATAATCAACGCGGTTTGTGGTTTAACGGGTTTGCACAACTACAAGTTCGGTAAATCTGCCACTGTCAGCTGGATTAAATCAAAAACGCCAATAGACGTTATAAATCAGAATCTAAGCATAAACGCCCATACACTTCTCTTCTTAGATTTGCATCCCAAGCCTATGACCATAAAGGATGCAGTAGAGATTCTAATGGATGTTGAGAGTGGTGTTGGAGATTTGTTTGCGGTGGGAATTGCGAGGGCTGGGAGCGAAAATCCAGTTGTGAAGTGCGATAGAATGAAAAATTTGAAAGATTACGATTTTGGAGAGCCTTTGCATGTCATGGTCGTGTTGGCTAAGCTACACTTTATGGAGTTCGATTGTTTAAGGCTGTTCGCTCAAGCTCCAGATGAGCTTGAGGAGATTGTTGAATGA
- the trkA gene encoding Trk system potassium transporter TrkA encodes MRIVIAGAGEVGYNLAKVLCDNHDVYVIDIDEDKVENMKNLNVSAVRGNSASIDVLKSVEIEKADVFLAVTGDDEVNMLSGLLAKKFGAKKVVVRVSNPDYVDRPIVRDHILGFDLVVCPQLALANEIANLLMIPGAVDFVTLSGGEANVVEIKAGAGIVGKKISDLNLPKNVLIVAILRNGEVVIPRGETVVEEGDVLVVLGRVDEIAKVQAFGQTLVKNVTIFGGGTIGEYIARTLETGKFKITLVDSNIDRCEILSESLRKTKVVCGDATDVEFLEEVEVGKSDVVIATTESDERNLMISLLCKSMGARKAIAKVEKGDYIKIFEMVGVDHAISPRRVTFLEVMKYLRLVDIRSIAEIKQKIAVLEFIAKNVDDVKIMDLKLPDCAIIGGVIRGEDFLIPRGDTVIKRGDRILVFATWDCIEELEDIFE; translated from the coding sequence ATGCGCATAGTCATAGCTGGAGCAGGAGAGGTAGGATACAACTTGGCGAAGGTTTTGTGCGATAATCACGATGTTTACGTCATAGATATAGATGAAGATAAGGTAGAAAATATGAAAAATCTTAATGTTTCTGCAGTAAGAGGTAACTCCGCAAGCATAGACGTTCTGAAATCTGTCGAAATAGAGAAGGCTGATGTATTCTTGGCTGTAACAGGTGATGACGAGGTAAACATGCTTTCTGGTCTTTTGGCTAAGAAGTTTGGTGCGAAAAAAGTCGTTGTTAGAGTGAGCAATCCAGATTACGTTGACAGACCTATCGTTAGAGATCACATACTCGGATTCGATCTCGTAGTTTGTCCACAGCTCGCTTTGGCAAACGAGATTGCAAATCTGCTCATGATTCCTGGAGCTGTTGACTTTGTAACGTTGAGTGGGGGGGAAGCTAACGTCGTAGAAATCAAGGCTGGAGCGGGCATCGTTGGAAAGAAAATTTCCGATTTAAATTTACCGAAAAACGTGCTAATCGTAGCTATACTCAGAAATGGAGAAGTTGTTATACCCAGAGGAGAAACCGTAGTAGAGGAGGGAGATGTTCTAGTCGTTTTGGGAAGAGTGGATGAAATTGCAAAGGTTCAAGCATTTGGGCAGACTCTTGTAAAGAATGTTACGATATTCGGAGGGGGAACCATAGGAGAATACATAGCAAGAACTCTCGAAACGGGGAAGTTTAAGATAACCTTAGTGGATTCGAACATTGATAGATGCGAAATTTTGAGCGAGAGTTTAAGGAAGACAAAGGTTGTATGCGGAGATGCAACGGATGTCGAATTTCTTGAGGAAGTTGAGGTTGGTAAGAGCGATGTAGTGATCGCAACAACCGAGAGCGACGAGAGAAACTTGATGATTTCTCTCCTTTGCAAAAGCATGGGTGCGAGGAAAGCTATTGCGAAGGTCGAGAAGGGTGATTACATAAAGATATTCGAAATGGTTGGAGTAGATCATGCAATATCTCCTAGAAGGGTAACCTTTCTCGAAGTAATGAAATATCTCAGGCTTGTGGATATAAGGAGTATTGCAGAAATTAAACAGAAGATTGCCGTTCTGGAGTTTATAGCCAAGAATGTCGATGATGTTAAGATAATGGATCTAAAGTTACCTGACTGCGCGATAATAGGAGGTGTGATTAGAGGAGAGGACTTCTTGATACCTCGAGGAGACACCGTAATCAAAAGGGGAGATAGAATACTCGTTTTCGCAACTTGGGATTGTATAGAGGAATTAGAGGACATATTCGAATAA
- a CDS encoding metal-dependent transcriptional regulator: MLGKRAEDYLEAIYELCREKGFTRVKDIAERLNVKPATVSEMLEKLSKGGYIIYRKRLFVALTEKGRKVARDVRERREILVKFLTALGIPKDIAEKDACTIEHVLHSETVKQLKNFVKFIEECPAISPKWLEHFREFCRTGIHPCDRAKSERVKRKALNV, from the coding sequence ATGTTGGGAAAGAGGGCTGAAGACTACTTGGAGGCAATTTATGAGCTTTGCAGAGAGAAAGGTTTTACGAGGGTGAAAGACATAGCTGAGAGATTGAACGTCAAGCCTGCCACCGTCTCAGAAATGCTCGAAAAACTCTCAAAAGGGGGCTATATAATATATAGAAAGAGACTTTTCGTGGCCTTGACTGAAAAGGGAAGAAAGGTAGCGAGAGATGTGAGAGAGAGAAGGGAGATACTTGTAAAGTTTCTTACAGCCTTGGGAATTCCTAAGGATATTGCTGAAAAAGATGCATGCACGATAGAGCATGTCTTACATTCTGAAACGGTTAAGCAGCTTAAGAATTTTGTAAAATTCATAGAAGAATGTCCCGCTATAAGCCCGAAGTGGCTTGAACACTTTAGGGAGTTTTGTAGAACGGGTATTCACCCTTGCGATAGAGCAAAGAGCGAAAGGGTTAAGCGTAAGGCGTTAAACGTTTAA
- a CDS encoding FeoA family protein: MSLIPLAMLPEGAKGKVVNIVGGIGALRKLMAMGIVPGKEIRVLGRRGGAMLISINGTKFVIGRGLAMKVMVDVGKEG; this comes from the coding sequence ATGAGCCTAATTCCACTAGCAATGTTACCAGAGGGTGCAAAAGGCAAAGTTGTTAACATTGTCGGAGGTATAGGCGCTCTGAGGAAGCTCATGGCTATGGGAATAGTACCGGGCAAAGAAATCCGAGTTCTGGGGAGGAGGGGTGGGGCCATGCTAATTTCGATAAACGGTACGAAGTTCGTGATAGGGAGAGGTTTAGCAATGAAGGTGATGGTCGATGTTGGGAAAGAGGGCTGA
- the tatC gene encoding twin-arginine translocase subunit TatC, translating into MEPPEDREMPLQEHLAELRKRLLRVFVVFVIGIAIVFRFSGQMIKDFWSYVLPDTQINVVTPTEWFMVQLTFSFSVVLIVVYPYLVYELYQFARPGLYEHERRFVKIFLPFSYILFLVGVSLGFFIVVPRVFSISMLFNMGADPFLTAKKTLYSALKIILAFGLSFQIPVLAVIAVRIGLIDSKWLKSKRWIVYLAVFILATNLTLDISGISQIIVLTLVVIMYEFSIVLARIMEKNIKSTG; encoded by the coding sequence GTGGAACCACCAGAAGACAGGGAAATGCCTCTACAGGAACACCTGGCAGAGCTTAGAAAAAGACTCTTGAGAGTTTTCGTTGTTTTTGTCATAGGAATTGCGATAGTTTTTAGATTTTCTGGACAGATGATAAAGGATTTTTGGAGCTATGTGCTACCCGATACTCAAATCAACGTTGTGACTCCAACTGAATGGTTCATGGTTCAACTTACATTTTCGTTCTCGGTTGTGCTCATCGTCGTTTATCCTTATTTGGTCTACGAACTCTATCAATTTGCTAGGCCCGGACTTTACGAGCATGAGAGGAGATTTGTAAAAATCTTTCTACCCTTTTCCTATATACTATTTTTAGTCGGTGTCTCTTTAGGCTTCTTCATCGTTGTTCCTAGGGTTTTCAGCATATCCATGCTTTTCAATATGGGAGCTGATCCTTTCTTAACAGCCAAAAAAACGCTGTACTCAGCCTTGAAGATAATATTAGCCTTCGGACTGTCGTTTCAGATTCCAGTTTTAGCTGTGATAGCGGTTAGAATCGGTTTGATAGATTCCAAGTGGTTGAAGAGCAAAAGGTGGATAGTATATCTAGCTGTTTTCATTCTGGCAACGAATTTAACTCTCGATATATCGGGAATCAGTCAAATAATCGTTCTGACCCTCGTTGTAATCATGTACGAGTTCAGCATAGTGCTTGCAAGGATCATGGAGAAAAATATAAAGAGTACGGGATAA
- a CDS encoding OBG GTPase family GTP-binding protein, whose product MDIIQEIKRLEEEIKKTPYNKATEHHIGRLKAKLARLKEELEKQRQKKSKAPAFSLRKEGDASVFLVGFPSVGKSTLLNALTNAKSEVGDYDFTTLKPVPGMLEYKGAKIQIVDVPGLIEGASKGKGRGREVLSFIRNADLIVIVVDVFTLHNIDIIKRELYEAGIRLNQKPPEVVIKKRERGGIKITSTVPLSLDESTIVEVLKENRIHNAEVIIREDLTLDRLIDAIMGNRVYIPSITVVNKIDLYQPELPEDVIPISAERGINLDRLKEEIYRKLDFIRIYLKPPGGKPDFDEPLIMRRGCTVADVCKKLHRGMLESFRYAKVWGKSVKYQGQRVGLDHVLEDEDILTIYA is encoded by the coding sequence ATGGATATAATCCAAGAGATCAAGAGACTTGAGGAGGAGATCAAGAAAACACCCTACAACAAGGCTACTGAACACCACATAGGTAGGCTTAAAGCTAAGCTCGCAAGGCTTAAAGAGGAGCTTGAGAAGCAGAGGCAGAAGAAGTCTAAGGCTCCAGCTTTCTCTCTCAGAAAGGAGGGCGATGCAAGCGTATTCTTGGTAGGATTTCCTTCGGTTGGGAAATCAACTCTCCTAAATGCCTTAACGAATGCGAAGAGCGAGGTTGGCGATTACGACTTCACAACTCTAAAGCCGGTTCCGGGTATGTTGGAATATAAAGGTGCGAAGATTCAGATAGTGGACGTTCCGGGATTGATAGAAGGAGCATCTAAGGGTAAGGGGAGGGGAAGGGAGGTTTTGAGCTTCATAAGGAACGCGGATTTGATAGTTATCGTGGTTGACGTTTTTACACTTCACAACATCGACATCATAAAGAGGGAACTTTACGAGGCTGGAATCAGGTTAAATCAAAAGCCACCGGAGGTTGTTATAAAGAAGAGGGAGAGGGGAGGAATTAAGATAACTTCAACCGTTCCCCTTTCCTTAGATGAGAGCACGATTGTTGAAGTTTTGAAGGAAAACAGGATACACAACGCTGAAGTCATAATAAGGGAGGATTTAACGCTCGACAGGTTGATAGATGCCATAATGGGTAACAGAGTGTACATTCCATCGATAACTGTTGTGAACAAGATCGATCTCTATCAGCCTGAACTACCCGAAGACGTAATTCCCATTTCCGCAGAGAGAGGAATAAACTTGGACAGGTTGAAGGAGGAGATTTACAGGAAGCTCGATTTCATAAGAATATACCTCAAACCTCCGGGTGGAAAGCCCGATTTTGACGAGCCTCTGATAATGAGAAGGGGTTGCACCGTCGCGGATGTCTGCAAAAAACTTCACAGGGGTATGCTTGAGAGCTTTAGATATGCTAAGGTCTGGGGTAAATCTGTAAAGTATCAGGGACAGAGAGTTGGTTTAGATCACGTGCTTGAAGATGAAGACATTTTGACAATCTACGCTTAA
- a CDS encoding amidohydrolase, whose translation MFDVAIKNGLCFVNGEFVQANIGIEGNLIAYVGRDDICGDLEIDAREKIVIPGLFNAHTHLAMTIFRGYAEDLPLKDWLEKKIWRVEKLLEPEDVYWGSLLGILEMLKTGTTAFSDLYIHMDEVAKAVGESGIRAVLSYGMADRGSKEKADLELKIGTEFIKNWDNAFNGRIRAIFGPHAPYTCTPEFLKRVKDAAIELNTYVHIHVAETKWEVEHVKSVYGKTPVRLLDEIGFLDERTVIAHAIWLDDNEMRILKERNVSVVHCPISNLKLASGIARVKDLHDLGINVCLGTDGASSNNTYNLFEEIKMTSLLQKVITGRADALKAKEVLKMATENGYRAYGIKGGKLERGYLADIVLIDRRRHNYCPMYDPLHSLVYASYGCEVTHVIVDGELLVEDGIVLTLDEDKIMDKVESLKEKFEES comes from the coding sequence ATGTTTGATGTGGCGATAAAGAACGGTCTGTGCTTTGTAAATGGTGAATTCGTTCAGGCTAACATAGGTATAGAAGGAAACTTGATAGCATACGTTGGAAGGGACGACATTTGTGGAGACCTCGAAATCGATGCTAGGGAAAAGATCGTCATTCCGGGTCTTTTCAACGCTCACACTCACCTAGCAATGACAATCTTCAGAGGTTATGCGGAAGATTTACCTTTGAAAGACTGGCTTGAGAAGAAAATTTGGAGAGTAGAGAAACTCCTTGAGCCAGAAGATGTGTACTGGGGATCGCTCTTAGGAATCTTAGAAATGCTTAAAACTGGAACTACTGCTTTCAGCGATCTCTACATACACATGGACGAAGTCGCCAAAGCTGTTGGGGAGTCGGGGATTAGGGCAGTTCTAAGCTATGGAATGGCTGACAGAGGTAGTAAAGAAAAGGCTGATCTCGAGTTAAAGATTGGAACAGAGTTCATCAAAAATTGGGACAATGCATTCAACGGTAGAATTAGGGCTATATTTGGGCCGCATGCACCATACACATGCACTCCTGAGTTTCTCAAGAGGGTAAAGGATGCTGCAATAGAGTTGAACACATACGTTCACATTCACGTAGCTGAAACGAAGTGGGAAGTTGAGCACGTGAAATCCGTTTATGGAAAGACTCCCGTGAGGTTGCTTGATGAAATAGGTTTCTTAGATGAAAGAACTGTTATAGCTCATGCAATCTGGCTTGACGATAATGAGATGAGGATTTTGAAAGAAAGAAATGTAAGCGTGGTTCACTGCCCCATAAGTAACCTCAAATTGGCCTCTGGAATTGCCAGAGTTAAGGACTTGCACGATCTAGGAATAAACGTTTGCTTGGGAACTGACGGAGCATCTTCGAACAACACCTACAACCTCTTTGAAGAGATAAAGATGACTTCACTACTTCAAAAGGTAATAACCGGTAGAGCCGATGCTCTGAAAGCTAAGGAAGTTTTAAAGATGGCTACCGAAAACGGATATAGAGCTTACGGAATTAAGGGAGGAAAGCTTGAGAGGGGGTACCTTGCAGACATCGTCTTAATAGACAGAAGGAGACATAACTACTGCCCGATGTATGATCCTCTTCACAGCCTCGTGTATGCAAGCTACGGCTGTGAAGTAACTCATGTGATAGTTGATGGAGAGTTGTTGGTTGAGGATGGCATAGTCCTAACGCTTGATGAAGACAAGATTATGGACAAAGTTGAGAGTTTAAAGGAGAAATTTGAAGAAAGCTAG